A window of Trueperaceae bacterium genomic DNA:
GCCCGGGAAGGCCAGGGCGAGCGCCATCTCGCCGTCCATCATCAGCAAGGACGGCGTGCCGTGGGCGGTGGTAGGAGCGCCAGGCGGCTGGTCCATCTCCTCGGCCGTCGCCCAGTCGATCAGCAACATGATCGACTTCGCGATGAGCCCGGTGGAGGCCGTCAGCGCGCCGCGGTTCCATTCGGAAGGCGACCCGACCTACTGCGAACTCCGGATGCCCCAGCGGACCGTCGCCGCGCTGCGCGCCCGCGGCATGAACGTCTCGCAGTCCCTCAGGAACCTGGACGGCACCTTCGCAAGGGTGCAGGTCGCCGCCAAGGTGGGCGGCGAGTTCAAGGGCGCTTCGGACCCGCGGAAAGAGGGCGGCTCCGTGGCGATCGCGCGGGGCTGAGCGGTGGGAGGGCACGCCAGCTGGCTCTTCGTGCCCGGCGCCTCGGAGCGGTTCATGGCCAAGCTCGTCGAGGTGCGACCGGACGCGGCCGTCCTCGACCTGGAAGACGGGATCTCGCGCGGCGAGCTGGCCGCTGCGCGGGCGCGGGTAGCAGCCGCGACCGCCAGTGGCGGTCCCGTACCGCTGGCCGTGCGCACGCACCCGGTCTCGTCCGAGGAGTTCGCGGCGGACCTCGAGGCCTGCGGACCCGGGCTCGCCGCTCTGGTCATCCCCAAGGTCTCCGCGCCAGAGGAAGTTGCGGCGGCCGGAGAGGCCTTGGTGGCGAGGGGCCTGAAGGGCACCAGGTTGGTGCCGATGATCGAGTCGGCCGCGGGGCTCATGCGGGCCCATGACATCCTCACCGCCCACGCCTCCGTGTCCGGCGTCGCCCTTGGCGCCGAGGACCTGGCGGCCGACTTGGGGCTTCCCCCGGCGCTTCCCGGCAGTTCGGCAGCGCTCCTCGAGGGGAGGCGCGCGGCGTTGGCCGCGGCACGCGCGGCGCTGGTGGCCGCTGCTTCGGCAGCGCGAGTGGCGATCCGCGTGGACAGTCCGTACTTGTCGCTGCTGGACGTGCCCGGGACCAAGGCGGAGGCCCTCGCGGGGAGGGGCGCCGGGTTCACGGGTAAGTTCGCGTTGCATCCTGCTCAGGTGCCGGCGATCGCCGAGGCGTTCCGGCCCGGCCCTGAGGAAGTCGAGTGGGCACGAGCCGTTCTCGCCAAGGCCGGCCGTGGCGTGCAGCGGGCTGGGGACAGGATGGTGGACGAGGCCGTTGTTAGGCAGGCGCGGGTGGTGTTGTCAGACGAAGGAAGCTGAGGCGCCAGCCGCGATGGCTTAACGCTAGACGTTCATAACGCGGAGCGTTATCATCCTATCGTGATCTTGTCGTTCGCGGACGCGGATACGGAGCGCGTCTTCCAGGGAGTTAGCTCCCGGAAGCTGCCGCCGGAGATCCAACGACGCGCACACAGGAAGCTGTTGATGCTTCACGCTGCCACGAGCCTGAGAGACTTAGTCGTACCGCCCAGCAATCGACTCGAGGCCCTCAAAGGAGAGCGTGCCGGCCAGCACAGCATCCGGATCAACGACCAGTGGCGGATCTGCTTCCGGTGGCAACGCAACGA
This region includes:
- a CDS encoding type II toxin-antitoxin system RelE/ParE family toxin translates to MILSFADADTERVFQGVSSRKLPPEIQRRAHRKLLMLHAATSLRDLVVPPSNRLEALKGERAGQHSIRINDQWRICFRWQRNDAASVEIVDYH